In one Echinicola marina genomic region, the following are encoded:
- a CDS encoding fasciclin domain-containing protein: MKKTYLIYLLGLVMAMVSCQDPFEESTFAAYEELPISSLLKSQPETFSLWVELMEHADMYNTLNLRSTYTVFAPSNEGVQRYLEGNGWDEVSDIPKEEAEYLVKYHTIYSVKISQSQFENGVINDRNATDDNLSIEFRDGGLNAIYINGESRVMELDIEATNGIIHALEEVLVPVRATIMDRLEEDRFSIFRGAVELVGKADILNTIVEEGIDANGNPLEYRIRVTAFAVSDEVYAQEGIMSLEDLKTKLEVSDENFTAPENALNQYVSYHILTQLKSFAALGAFPEGETSMNINTMAANELINISDRSGSLVMNYDEEAGKGVEFIKENINCKNGVVHEVDNWMPLFTPPRVTVLWDLTDYADLQALCDQYQNPSLNSTYNRTISQDEVSCYQWKSTPEFRNNVVTYRNNRGADGIWYADALNHDHLRLDLGPSGWIEMETPVLIKGSYEITMIYLSYTKSSNTGYLQCSMDGKRLGSEWPVSNRRYDRKLERRMTSSYTFDETSSHTLRIVAIDGELLTLDHIRFTPVD; the protein is encoded by the coding sequence ATGAAAAAGACTTATTTAATATACCTATTGGGCTTGGTCATGGCAATGGTGTCATGTCAGGATCCCTTTGAAGAAAGCACTTTTGCAGCATATGAAGAGCTGCCGATTTCTTCCCTGCTGAAATCCCAACCGGAGACCTTTTCTCTCTGGGTGGAGCTGATGGAGCATGCGGACATGTACAATACCCTCAATCTCAGGAGCACTTATACTGTATTTGCACCAAGCAATGAAGGGGTACAACGGTATTTGGAAGGCAATGGTTGGGATGAAGTAAGTGATATCCCTAAGGAAGAGGCGGAATATTTGGTGAAATACCATACGATTTATTCCGTCAAGATCAGCCAAAGCCAATTTGAAAATGGAGTGATCAATGACCGTAATGCCACTGATGATAACTTGTCCATTGAATTTCGTGATGGAGGACTCAATGCGATTTATATCAATGGGGAGTCCCGGGTAATGGAGCTCGATATTGAGGCTACCAATGGGATCATACACGCCCTGGAAGAGGTATTGGTACCGGTAAGGGCTACGATCATGGACCGTCTGGAGGAAGATCGTTTTTCCATCTTCAGAGGGGCTGTAGAACTTGTGGGCAAAGCCGATATACTGAATACCATAGTGGAGGAAGGGATTGATGCGAATGGCAATCCCCTTGAATACCGTATTCGGGTGACTGCATTTGCAGTTTCTGATGAAGTATATGCACAGGAAGGCATCATGAGCTTGGAGGACTTGAAAACAAAACTGGAGGTGTCAGATGAAAACTTTACGGCTCCTGAAAATGCCCTTAACCAATATGTTTCTTACCATATCCTGACACAGCTAAAATCTTTTGCGGCTTTGGGGGCCTTCCCTGAAGGGGAAACTTCCATGAATATCAACACCATGGCCGCCAATGAGCTGATCAATATTTCTGATCGGTCAGGAAGCTTGGTGATGAATTATGATGAAGAGGCAGGAAAAGGAGTGGAATTCATTAAGGAGAATATCAACTGTAAAAATGGGGTGGTCCATGAAGTGGATAATTGGATGCCGCTGTTTACCCCTCCCCGCGTGACCGTACTGTGGGATTTGACCGACTACGCCGATCTACAGGCATTATGTGACCAGTACCAGAATCCAAGTCTGAATTCCACTTATAATAGGACGATTTCCCAGGATGAAGTGAGCTGTTATCAATGGAAATCCACTCCGGAGTTTAGAAATAATGTGGTGACCTATAGAAATAATCGGGGAGCTGATGGCATCTGGTATGCAGATGCTTTGAACCATGATCACCTTAGGTTGGACTTGGGTCCTTCAGGATGGATAGAAATGGAAACTCCGGTGCTGATCAAAGGAAGTTATGAGATCACGATGATCTATTTAAGCTACACGAAATCCTCCAATACGGGGTATTTGCAGTGTTCGATGGATGGAAAGAGACTGGGTAGTGAATGGCCTGTGTCCAACAGAAGGTACGATAGGAAGCTGGAGCGAAGGATGACCAGTTCTTATACCTTTGATGAGACGAGCAGCCATACTTTGAGAATTGTGGCCATCGATGGTGAGTTACTCACTTTGGATCATATCAGATTTACACCTGTAGACTAA
- a CDS encoding fasciclin domain-containing protein — protein sequence MKNLKYIMGLLLLLSMACNEVWDEHYGLDGGDESAYVVSSLNLLDYLKSIPDYSKFVEALEQYGIAEELTRDQYLSVWAVNNEAMQALESMDLDKEFVLRYHINNLTYDMSKLRDGLRLRSLNGKYIPVTRPVENKIQVADATVTEGNQFCQNGVVHEINELMVPDESIYEYLYGLSDEYSMIRDSVFAANDTVFDASNSVPIGVDKSGNTIYDSAFVIENPIFEEVDFRSEFSQVTMFVPSNEVVGVCFDNLQKLYDQFGKPFTKADSLIAWNWVMDAVFYDQVVDDYGAEEDLVSAFGKLWKTTVQGVNPQYKRMSNGRVYDVNFLKIPNNVHISAIKQLFYYYEFVPDEQRDELFTFHNTSEIRIQATDNYSFPNINVSGTYTILRLFGEDIPGQPLAVDYTPVKLDKNEDGTTTASVVEVPPGEYNLYMGVQSKNHPYLNVYIDDQLVAAELNVEPSSPWNYDRSTNTVPGTKWDGLGGLVGIVNIEGDEVRSFKLRVEVALLGKSSREEMKLYHWALVPTQNNY from the coding sequence ATGAAAAATTTAAAATATATAATGGGCTTGCTCTTACTACTGTCCATGGCCTGTAATGAAGTATGGGATGAGCACTATGGATTGGATGGCGGAGATGAGAGCGCTTATGTGGTATCATCACTCAATCTATTGGATTACCTAAAAAGTATTCCTGATTACTCCAAGTTTGTGGAGGCTTTGGAACAATATGGTATTGCAGAAGAGCTCACCCGTGACCAGTATTTGTCCGTTTGGGCAGTTAATAATGAGGCCATGCAAGCGCTCGAGAGCATGGATTTGGATAAGGAATTTGTCCTACGCTATCATATCAATAACCTGACCTATGACATGAGCAAGCTAAGGGATGGGCTGAGGTTGAGGTCCCTTAATGGAAAATACATTCCCGTAACCAGGCCAGTGGAAAATAAAATCCAAGTGGCCGATGCCACGGTGACAGAAGGAAATCAGTTTTGTCAAAATGGAGTAGTCCATGAGATCAATGAGCTGATGGTACCGGATGAAAGTATCTATGAGTATTTATACGGCTTGTCCGATGAATATTCCATGATCAGGGACTCTGTTTTTGCGGCCAATGACACTGTCTTTGATGCTAGCAATAGTGTTCCTATAGGCGTGGATAAATCTGGGAATACGATTTATGATTCAGCTTTTGTCATTGAGAATCCCATTTTCGAGGAAGTTGATTTTAGGTCAGAATTTTCACAAGTGACCATGTTTGTGCCGAGTAATGAGGTGGTGGGCGTCTGTTTTGACAACCTCCAAAAACTATATGACCAGTTCGGAAAGCCTTTTACCAAGGCTGATTCTCTGATCGCTTGGAACTGGGTGATGGATGCGGTTTTCTATGATCAAGTCGTGGACGATTATGGGGCGGAAGAGGATTTGGTGTCTGCTTTTGGGAAGCTATGGAAGACGACAGTACAAGGGGTCAATCCACAGTACAAGCGCATGAGCAATGGAAGGGTCTATGATGTCAACTTCCTTAAAATCCCCAATAATGTCCATATTTCGGCGATCAAGCAGTTGTTTTACTATTACGAGTTTGTTCCTGATGAACAGCGTGATGAGCTGTTTACTTTTCACAATACCAGTGAGATAAGGATACAGGCCACGGATAATTATTCTTTCCCAAACATTAATGTATCTGGTACTTACACCATTTTGCGGCTTTTTGGAGAGGATATTCCGGGGCAACCATTAGCCGTGGATTATACCCCTGTGAAGCTGGATAAAAATGAAGACGGGACCACTACCGCTTCGGTGGTGGAAGTGCCGCCAGGAGAGTACAATTTGTACATGGGCGTACAGTCCAAGAACCATCCTTACCTCAATGTGTATATAGATGATCAGCTGGTAGCTGCTGAGCTTAATGTGGAGCCTTCTTCTCCATGGAACTATGACCGAAGTACCAATACCGTTCCGGGAACCAAATGGGATGGACTGGGAGGTCTGGTCGGTATTGTGAATATCGAAGGTGATGAAGTGCGCTCATTTAAACTTCGAGTGGAGGTGGCTTTATTGGGCAAGTCTTCACGGGAAGAAATGAAGCTTTATCACTGGGCATTAGTACCCACCCAAAATAACTACTGA
- a CDS encoding SusC/RagA family TonB-linked outer membrane protein: protein MQNINKGWILLAVMMVFAISTKAQQVIKGKVVSSLGHAPLEEAYISLENQENTTQTDEKGAFSLEVDKLEGELRVWLPGYQEKVIPVLGRNQLEVVLVPQNYDYYELPKKGLKQGEMKAEVLPQQRFKPSAMYVEDVIQGAFPGLNVINKSGMPGEGAYINLRGIRTMTGNNAPLILINGVPYLQDLNNSGIIEGYSASIFNAINVNDIAEIRLVKGSEAARFGSLGSNGVLLIETSSPEDLETVIEFSGQYGVAYNKKRLPLLGVDDFKSYIGDVGLTRYEDMGDMLALFPFLEDDPDYYFNFLYNNDNDWQELIDRSAFVTSNHLRVKGGDAIAKYDLSVGASSQGGTMNKTNYTRYTTRLNAQIALSQKFQLVSSLGLTYGNSKLHEKVLSDASNPLMAALYKAPILSPFKKDEYNNQLPAYDAVRQFGVSNPYAVLNNTKMESDNFDLFLNTGLNFQASDYTTISGTFGYYSGYKRQTSFIPGRSDQTIIPLEEGVALNTARAGSGKVANLYYKVNADFAKEIGGNSLDAGIGYQGLLTRQEFDGGYGRNTSSDFYKTLSYVDAEGRSFQGYYNSWNWMSLYGYARYEFAEQFLASLNVSVDGASSTGKATQRFGVFPGLDLTWQAKNSPWLRDSKSVDLLDIHAGYGLTGNSQYPTGLSSQFYSSQAYRSLAGIVNGNVANTSLSWERNQTMDVGVDAGFFDQKLKASINLYQTVSSDVIYPQEVSSVYGINQMYVNGAKLENKGIEAGLQFSLINRRAFSWNFGGTINKNQNELSSMGGDKDELVREMPGDWAIVSKVGQNPYSFYGFKSNGVISTQEEADALGLVDYKGDQFNAGDIHFEDLNQDGVIDDMDRRVIGDASPDFFGSFFTQVRYKQFSLSAQFTYSAGNQVYNAARREMESLSDFRNQSLAVDRRWQTDGQVTDIPKAMFGDPMGNSRFSDRWIEDGSYLRLNNVTLSYQLGRVSFIEGGEVYLAGENLFTLTDYLGLDPVTSYSYQPYMQGVDFGALPLPTTVKLGFNLQF, encoded by the coding sequence ATGCAAAACATAAATAAAGGATGGATCCTGTTGGCCGTGATGATGGTGTTTGCCATTAGCACCAAGGCACAACAAGTCATCAAAGGAAAGGTGGTTTCTTCTCTGGGACATGCTCCATTGGAGGAGGCTTATATATCACTGGAAAATCAGGAAAACACCACACAAACTGATGAAAAAGGTGCCTTTAGCTTGGAAGTAGATAAGTTGGAAGGTGAGCTAAGGGTCTGGCTGCCTGGATACCAGGAAAAGGTAATTCCTGTGTTGGGAAGAAATCAACTAGAGGTCGTACTGGTGCCCCAGAATTATGATTATTATGAGTTGCCGAAAAAAGGTTTGAAGCAGGGCGAGATGAAGGCAGAGGTTTTGCCACAGCAACGCTTTAAGCCAAGTGCCATGTATGTGGAAGATGTTATCCAAGGAGCATTTCCAGGGTTGAACGTCATCAATAAAAGTGGCATGCCCGGTGAAGGAGCCTATATCAACCTAAGAGGGATAAGGACCATGACAGGCAATAATGCGCCCTTGATTCTCATCAATGGGGTTCCTTATCTTCAGGACCTGAACAATTCAGGTATCATAGAAGGGTATTCGGCCAGTATTTTTAATGCCATCAATGTCAATGATATCGCAGAGATCAGGTTGGTTAAAGGCAGTGAGGCGGCAAGGTTTGGTTCGCTGGGGTCAAATGGGGTCTTGTTGATAGAAACCAGTTCTCCGGAGGATTTGGAGACGGTAATTGAATTTTCAGGGCAGTATGGGGTAGCCTACAACAAAAAAAGACTGCCTTTACTTGGCGTGGATGATTTCAAGAGCTATATCGGCGATGTGGGGCTTACCCGCTATGAAGATATGGGGGATATGTTGGCACTCTTTCCATTTTTGGAAGATGATCCGGATTATTACTTTAACTTCCTCTACAATAATGATAATGATTGGCAAGAACTAATCGATCGCTCCGCCTTTGTTACCTCCAATCACTTGAGAGTAAAAGGTGGGGATGCCATTGCCAAGTATGATTTGTCCGTGGGGGCCAGCAGTCAAGGTGGCACGATGAACAAAACGAATTATACCCGGTACACTACCAGGCTGAACGCACAGATTGCCTTGAGTCAAAAATTCCAATTGGTCAGTTCTTTGGGCTTGACTTATGGCAACAGTAAGCTTCATGAAAAGGTACTTTCTGATGCTTCCAATCCTTTGATGGCTGCATTGTATAAAGCCCCGATTCTAAGCCCATTCAAAAAAGACGAGTACAATAACCAGTTGCCGGCTTATGATGCCGTAAGGCAATTTGGCGTATCCAATCCCTATGCCGTATTGAATAATACGAAAATGGAATCTGACAATTTTGATTTGTTTCTGAATACCGGATTGAACTTTCAAGCCAGTGATTATACCACTATTAGTGGGACATTTGGCTATTATTCAGGGTATAAGCGGCAGACCAGCTTTATTCCAGGGAGATCAGATCAAACCATTATACCATTAGAGGAAGGTGTGGCCTTGAATACTGCCAGGGCGGGAAGTGGAAAGGTTGCTAACCTTTACTATAAGGTCAATGCGGATTTTGCTAAAGAAATAGGAGGTAATTCCTTGGATGCAGGGATTGGTTATCAAGGATTACTCACCCGTCAGGAATTTGATGGTGGATATGGTAGAAATACTAGCTCTGACTTTTATAAAACCCTCTCCTATGTAGATGCTGAGGGTCGCTCTTTTCAGGGATATTATAATTCCTGGAACTGGATGAGCCTCTATGGTTATGCCCGCTACGAATTTGCAGAGCAGTTCTTGGCTTCCTTGAACGTATCAGTGGACGGAGCCTCATCCACGGGAAAAGCCACCCAACGATTTGGGGTTTTTCCGGGCTTGGATTTGACCTGGCAAGCCAAGAACAGTCCTTGGTTGAGGGATAGCAAAAGTGTGGACCTGTTGGATATACATGCAGGATATGGTCTTACTGGAAACAGTCAATATCCTACGGGTTTGAGCAGTCAATTTTATAGCAGCCAAGCTTATCGAAGTCTAGCCGGCATTGTCAATGGAAATGTGGCCAATACCTCCTTGAGCTGGGAGCGTAATCAGACTATGGATGTAGGAGTGGATGCTGGATTCTTTGACCAGAAATTGAAAGCCAGTATCAATCTTTACCAGACGGTTTCATCTGATGTGATTTATCCTCAGGAAGTATCCTCGGTGTATGGTATCAACCAAATGTATGTCAATGGAGCAAAACTGGAAAATAAAGGTATTGAGGCAGGCCTGCAGTTCAGCTTGATCAATAGAAGAGCGTTTAGCTGGAACTTTGGTGGTACCATCAATAAAAATCAAAATGAACTCAGCTCCATGGGGGGTGATAAGGACGAGCTGGTGCGTGAGATGCCAGGAGATTGGGCCATAGTTTCAAAGGTTGGGCAAAACCCATACAGTTTTTATGGATTTAAATCCAATGGCGTCATTTCCACTCAAGAGGAGGCTGATGCGCTAGGCTTGGTAGATTATAAAGGTGACCAGTTCAATGCAGGAGATATCCATTTTGAAGACCTTAACCAAGATGGTGTGATTGATGATATGGACCGTAGGGTTATCGGCGATGCTTCACCTGATTTTTTCGGTAGTTTCTTTACCCAAGTGAGGTATAAGCAATTCTCCCTATCCGCCCAGTTCACCTATAGTGCTGGCAATCAGGTCTACAATGCTGCCCGAAGGGAAATGGAATCGCTAAGTGATTTCCGCAACCAATCCCTTGCTGTAGATAGAAGGTGGCAAACTGATGGACAGGTAACCGATATTCCCAAGGCCATGTTTGGTGATCCAATGGGAAATAGTCGTTTTTCTGACCGTTGGATAGAGGATGGTTCTTATCTGAGGCTCAATAATGTGACTTTGAGTTATCAGTTGGGCAGGGTGAGCTTTATAGAAGGCGGAGAGGTTTACTTGGCAGGTGAAAACCTGTTTACATTGACCGATTATTTGGGCCTTGATCCGGTGACATCTTATTCTTATCAGCCCTATATGCAGGGGGTGGATTTTGGAGCTTTGCCTCTGCCAACTACCGTTAAACTTGGTTTTAACCTTCAATTCTAA
- a CDS encoding RagB/SusD family nutrient uptake outer membrane protein: protein MKYTSFYKCVLVAGLMALGSCESYFESDADDILLEENYMGNTNELYSGYMGIAAKVQSVADQAIFLAELRGDFLAPTDNAPQELWDIYNHSIGQGNSFVDPKGYYDVISNANNYIKKAFEYKAANPNAVEDAVFEPLVSGAIRFKVWAYLMLAKLYGEAVYMEEPLTEQTDLSKYPTLGFDELIGQLITLMEGGVNGINGKQVLIWSDLLFPGVSTSAQDLTWNMICPSPEPLLMELYLWNGNYEQVVSIGMPFIYDEGSKRYKLSNEDYNGEWIQFFYRDPITKTRELINIVPFEYQRQQTNRLISSFSNIQPNDYFLRPTEVARERFQKQVRQDGITVGDRYRGEDYTYWRQNGDWVVRKFSRAHESADNIHKNDVHIVLYRAADLHLFIAEALNQMELFAEAEAFLNDGVQTYLSKNEDNLRYPLDNEVINAGISSNWGVRRRVDLGPVYPEGLSKEDLDTPEKIEQYKKGLDSLLVEETCMESAGEARSYFAMIRMAKRWNDPSMLADRVSAKYPSGKSESIRNLLMQPENWFINYDLNK, encoded by the coding sequence ATGAAATATACTTCATTCTATAAATGCGTGCTTGTCGCAGGTTTGATGGCTTTGGGTAGTTGTGAAAGCTACTTTGAGTCAGATGCTGACGATATTTTACTGGAAGAAAATTATATGGGCAATACAAATGAGCTCTACTCTGGCTATATGGGTATTGCTGCCAAAGTGCAGTCGGTGGCCGACCAAGCGATCTTTTTGGCAGAGCTAAGAGGGGACTTTCTGGCGCCTACCGACAATGCCCCACAGGAACTTTGGGATATCTATAATCACAGTATTGGACAGGGAAATTCCTTTGTGGACCCCAAGGGCTACTATGACGTAATTTCCAATGCCAATAACTATATCAAAAAAGCCTTTGAATACAAAGCGGCCAATCCGAATGCGGTCGAAGATGCCGTTTTTGAACCTTTGGTCAGTGGTGCTATTCGCTTTAAAGTCTGGGCTTACCTGATGCTGGCCAAACTGTATGGAGAAGCAGTTTATATGGAGGAGCCGCTAACAGAACAAACGGATCTCTCAAAGTACCCTACTTTAGGTTTTGATGAACTGATCGGGCAATTGATCACGCTGATGGAAGGGGGCGTAAATGGAATAAATGGTAAGCAGGTACTGATCTGGTCTGATCTATTGTTTCCAGGGGTAAGTACCTCAGCCCAGGATTTGACATGGAATATGATTTGTCCTTCCCCGGAACCTTTGCTGATGGAACTGTACCTATGGAATGGAAATTATGAGCAAGTGGTCAGCATAGGGATGCCATTTATATACGATGAAGGGAGCAAGCGCTATAAGCTCAGCAATGAGGACTATAATGGGGAGTGGATCCAGTTTTTCTACCGTGATCCGATTACCAAAACCAGAGAGCTGATCAATATTGTGCCGTTTGAATACCAAAGGCAGCAAACGAACCGTTTGATCTCTTCTTTTTCCAATATCCAGCCAAACGATTATTTTCTAAGACCTACAGAGGTGGCCAGGGAGCGCTTCCAGAAGCAGGTACGTCAAGATGGTATCACCGTGGGGGATAGGTACCGGGGAGAAGATTATACCTATTGGAGGCAAAATGGCGATTGGGTTGTCAGGAAGTTTTCCAGGGCACATGAATCTGCTGACAATATTCATAAGAACGATGTCCATATTGTGCTTTATAGAGCGGCCGATCTTCATCTTTTCATCGCAGAAGCACTCAACCAGATGGAGTTGTTTGCAGAGGCAGAAGCGTTCCTGAATGACGGTGTACAGACCTATCTGTCCAAGAATGAAGACAATCTTCGCTATCCTTTGGATAATGAAGTCATCAATGCAGGGATCAGCAGCAATTGGGGAGTAAGAAGAAGAGTTGATCTTGGTCCTGTTTATCCTGAGGGACTGAGCAAAGAAGACCTTGATACCCCTGAAAAGATTGAACAATATAAGAAAGGTCTGGATAGTCTTTTGGTGGAAGAAACCTGTATGGAGAGTGCTGGAGAAGCAAGGTCTTATTTTGCCATGATCAGGATGGCCAAGAGATGGAATGATCCATCCATGTTAGCTGACCGGGTGAGTGCCAAGTATCCATCAGGAAAAAGCGAAAGCATCAGGAATTTACTGATGCAACCGGAAAACTGGTTTATCAATTATGACTTAAATAAATAG